Part of the Streptomyces europaeiscabiei genome is shown below.
GGAGCGGCCCGCCGGGGAGGGGACCACGACGACCACCGGGAGGTCCGCCTCGATCAGGGCGATCGGACCGTGCTTCAGCTCGCCCGCCGCGAAGCCCTCCGCGTGCATGTAGGCCAGTTCCTTGAGCTTCAGGGCGCCCTCCAGGGCCACCGGATAGCCCACGTGGCGGCCCAGGAACAGCACCGTGTTCTTGTCGGCGAGGGTGCGCGCCAACTCCCGTACCGGCTCCATCGTTTCGAGGACCCGTTCCACCTCGCGGGAGATGCGGGAGAGGTCGCGGACCACCGCCCGGATCTCGTCGCCCCACTTGGTGCCGCGTACCTGGCCGAGATACAGGGCCACGAGATAGCAGGCCACCAGCTGTGTCAGGAACGCCTTCGTGGAGGCGACCGCCACCTCCGGGCCGGCGTGGGTGTAGAGGACCGCGTCGGACTCGCGGGGGATCGTCGAGCCGTTGGTGTTGCAGATGGCGAGGACACGGGCGCCCTGTTCACGGGCGTGCCGCAGGGCCATCAGCGTGTCCATGGTCTCGCCGGACTGGGAGATGGCGACGACCAGGGTGTGCGGGCCGAGGATCGGGTCCCGGTAGCGGAACTCGCTCGCCAGCTCCACCTCGCACGGGATACGGGTCCAGTGCTCGATGGCGTACTTGGCGATCATGCCCGCGTGGAACGCCGTACCGCACGCGACGATGACCACCTTGTCCAGCTCGCGCAGCTCCTTGTCGGGGATCCGGACCTCGTCCAGGGACAGTGAGCCCGCCGTGTCGATACGGCCGAGGAGCGTGTCCGCGACCGCCTTGGGCTGCTCGGCGATCTCCTTGAGCATGAAGTAGTCGTAGCCGTCCTTCTCCGCCGCCGACGCGTCCCAGTCGACGTGGTAGGAGCGGACCTCGGCGGGGCGGCCGTCGAACGTCGTCACCGTGACGCCGTCGCGGCGCAGTTCGACCACCTGGTCCTGGCCCAGCTCGATCGCCGAGCGGGTGTGGGCGATGAACGCGGCCACGTCCGAGGCGAGGAAGGCCTCGCCCTCGCCGACACCGACCACCAGGGGCGAGTTCCGGCGCGCGCCCACGACCACGTCCGGCGCGTCCGCGTGCACCGCGACCAGGGTGAACGCTCCCTCCAGCCGACGGCACACCAGCCGCATCGCCTCCGCGAGGTCCGCGCACGACGAGAACTCCTCGGCGAGCAGGTGGGCGACGACCTCGGTGTCCGTCTCGGAGACCAGGGCGTGGCCCCGTTCGGCCAGTTCGGCACGGAGCGCGGCGAAGTTCTCGATGATGCCGTTGTGGACGACGGCGACCCGGCCCGCGTTGTCGAGGTGCGGGTGGGCGTTGGCGTCCGTGGGGCCGCCGTGGGTGGCCCAGCGGGTGTGGCCGACGCCGGTCGAACCGGCCGGCAGCGGGTGGCCGACCACCTCCTTCTCCAGATTGACCAGCTTCCCGGCCTTCTTCGCGGCGGCCAGGCCCCCGTCGGCCAGTACCGCCACGCCCGCGGAGTCGTACCCCCGGTACTCCAGCCGCTTCAGCCCGGCCAGGACCACGTCGAGCGCGGACTGCGAGCCGATGTATCCCACGATTCCGCACATATCAACCCCTGTGTCGTGCCGCTCGCGACCTGTCGTGTGCAATATGTGACTGTACGTGACGCCGGTGGTGTCCGGTGAGCCCTCATATCGGGTGACTTGCCGCGCGGATATCGGGTGACCGTACGCGCGGCGCCCTCACCCGCGCGCGTACGGCACGTATCGCTGATCACATGACGAGCAGACGAATGATGTTCCGTGCCGTCGCCGTGTCCCCGGCGCAACGATGCGCCCCGTGCCCCTGACGACCGGGCTGCGCCCGTTCGATGATGCGTCCATGGGCTCTGAGACACTGGGGCTGACATGAGTGAGACAGCACCTCTGCGGAGCGCGCCCCTGCGGGCCCGTGCCGAGATCGATCTGGATGCCCTGCGGGCCAATGTGCGGACGTTGCGTGCGCTGGCGCCGGGCGCCGCGCTGATGGCCGTGGTCAAGTCGGACGCGTACGGCCATGGGGCGGTGCGGTGTGCGCGGGCGGCGGTCGAGGCCGGGGCGACCTGGCTGGGGACGGCCACGCCCGAGGAGGCGCTGGCGCTTCGCGCGGCGGGGCTGTCGGGACGGTTGATGTGCTGGCTGTGGGCGCCGGGCGGGCCCTGGCGCGAGGCGGTCGAGGCCGACCTGGACGTCGCGGTCAGCGGGATGTGGGCGCTGCGGGAGGTCACCGACGCCGCCCGCGAGGCGGGCCTGCGCGCGCGTGTGCAGCTCAAGGCCGACACGGGGCTCGGCCGGAACGGCTGCCAGCCCGACGACTGGCCGGCGCTCGTCGCCGAGGCGCTGCGGGCTCAGGCCGAGGGGTTCGTGACGGTCACCGGACTCTGGTCGCACCTCGCGTGCGCCGACGAGCCGGGGCACCCGTCCATCGAGGCCCAGCTCACCCGCTTCCGCGACATGGTCGCCTACGCCGAGGGCCAGGGCGTCCGCCCCGAGGTGCGGCACATCGCCAACTCGCCCGCCACACTCACCCGCCCGGACGCCCACTTCGACCTCGTACGCACGGGAATCGCGGTCTACGGCATCTCGCCCAGCCCGGAGCTGGGCAGCTCCGCCGATCTCGGGCTACGGCCCGTGATGCGGCTCAGCGCCTCGCTCGCGCTGGTCAAACACGTCTCAGGGGGGCACGGTGTCAGCTACGGGCACCACTACGTCACGCCCGGTGCCACAACCCTCGGCCTGGTCCCCGTCGGCTACGCGGACGGCATCCCCCGGCACGCCTCCGGAACCGGGCCCGTACTGGTCGGCGGCAAGTGGCGGACCGTCGCGGGCCGGGTCGCCATGGACCAGTTCGTCGTCGACCTCGGCGGGGACGAACCCGCCGCCGGGGACGAGGTCGTGCTGTTCGGGGCCGGCGACAGGGGTGAGCCGACCGCCGAGGACTGGGCGAAGGCGGCCGGGACCATCGCGTACGAGATCGTGACGCGCATCGGAACCCGCGTTCCGCGCGTCTACGTCAACACGGGTGAGTGAGCGGGCGCGTGCGGCCGTGAGCGCGGCCCATGAGGATGTGACCACGGGTGTGCGATCGCCGGTGTGCGGCACGGGCGGGTGGCCACGGGTGTGATCCGGGGCACGTGTGGGTGGGGGCATGAGCGATAGGTGCCCGAACACGAGTAAGTGAAAGACGAACAGGACTGGTGACTCCGTACGGATGTGCGGAGCGCCAGTGGGAGCGGGACCGGCCGTCGGCGAAGAGGAGCGGGACGTGAGCGAGAGCAGCGCGGAGGCCCTGGAGGCCGTCGCGAGCGCGGCCGCCGCCACGGCCGCGTCCGGCGACGGGATCTGGCGCAGAGCCGGTGTCGCGGGGGCGGCGATAGGCGTGGTCGCGGCGGGCGCGGCGGCCGGCGTCGCCATAGAGCGGCTCACCGTCGGACGCGGCATGCGCAGGAAGGCCCAGCTCGCGCTCGACTCCACCGGCCCGTACGGGGCACTGCGCGGCACCCCCGGCAAGGCGTACGCCGACGACGGTACCGAGCTGTACTACGAGGTCGACGACGTTGAGCCGGAGGCCGGGCTCTCGCCCCGTAGACGCCGGCTCTTCGGCCGCAAGGCGCCCGCCCCGGTCACCGTCGTCTTCAGCCACGGCTACTGCCTCAACCAGGACTCCTGGCACTTCCAGCGGGCCGCGCTGCGCGGTGTCGTACGGACCGTGCACTGGGACCAGCGCAGCCACGGCCGGTCCGGCCGTGGCGCGGGCCAGGTGCAGGACGGGCTGCCGGTCACCATCGACCAGCTCGGGCGCGACCTGAGGGCCGTCATCGACGCGGCGGTGCCCGAGGGGCCCATCGTGCTCGTCGGGCACTCCATGGGCGGCATGACCGTCATGGCGCTGGCCGCGCACGACCCGGAACTGATCCGCGAGCGGGTCGTCGCCGTCGCGCTGGTCGGTACGTCGTCGGGGCGGCTCGGCGAGGTCAACTTCGGGCTGCCGGTCGCCGGCGTCAACGCGGTGCGGCGGGTGCTGCCGGGTGTGCTGAAGGCGCTGGGGCAGCAGGCCGCGCTGGTGGAGCGGGGGCGGCGGGCGACCGCCGATCTGTTCGCCGGGATCATCAAGCGTTACTCGTTCGCGTCGCGGGACGTCGACCCGGCGGTCGCGCGGTTCGCCGAGCGGATGATCGAGGGCACGCCGATCGACGTCGTCGCCGAGTTCTATCCGGCGTTCACCGAGCACGACAAGACCGAGGCACTGCCGACCTTCGCCGAGCTGCCGGTGCTCGTGCTGGCCGGGGTCAAGGACCTCGTCACGCCGAGCGAGCACAGTGAGGCCATCGCCGATCTGCTGCCGGACGCGGAGCTGGTGCTCGTACCGGACGCGGGGCATCTGGTGATGCTGGAGCACCCCGAGGTCGTGACCGACCGGCTCGCCGACCTCCTCACCCGCGCGGGGGCCGTTCCGGCGGGGGCTACCGTAAGTGGCTATGGAAGCGCCAGCAGCACCGCACGTCCCGGGTGAGTCCGGGCCGTCTCTGCGGATCACCGTAAATTCCCCCGACCAGATGCTGGAGCTGGGCCGTCGCCTGGCCAAGCTCCTGCGCGCGGGCGATCTCGTGATGCTCAACGGGGAGTTGGGCGC
Proteins encoded:
- the glmS gene encoding glutamine--fructose-6-phosphate transaminase (isomerizing) gives rise to the protein MCGIVGYIGSQSALDVVLAGLKRLEYRGYDSAGVAVLADGGLAAAKKAGKLVNLEKEVVGHPLPAGSTGVGHTRWATHGGPTDANAHPHLDNAGRVAVVHNGIIENFAALRAELAERGHALVSETDTEVVAHLLAEEFSSCADLAEAMRLVCRRLEGAFTLVAVHADAPDVVVGARRNSPLVVGVGEGEAFLASDVAAFIAHTRSAIELGQDQVVELRRDGVTVTTFDGRPAEVRSYHVDWDASAAEKDGYDYFMLKEIAEQPKAVADTLLGRIDTAGSLSLDEVRIPDKELRELDKVVIVACGTAFHAGMIAKYAIEHWTRIPCEVELASEFRYRDPILGPHTLVVAISQSGETMDTLMALRHAREQGARVLAICNTNGSTIPRESDAVLYTHAGPEVAVASTKAFLTQLVACYLVALYLGQVRGTKWGDEIRAVVRDLSRISREVERVLETMEPVRELARTLADKNTVLFLGRHVGYPVALEGALKLKELAYMHAEGFAAGELKHGPIALIEADLPVVVVVPSPAGRSLLHDKIVSNIQEIRARGARTIVIAEEGDEAVVPYADHLIRIPATPTLLQPLVATVPLQVFACELATARGNEVDQPRNLAKSVTVE
- a CDS encoding alpha/beta fold hydrolase, translating into MSESSAEALEAVASAAAATAASGDGIWRRAGVAGAAIGVVAAGAAAGVAIERLTVGRGMRRKAQLALDSTGPYGALRGTPGKAYADDGTELYYEVDDVEPEAGLSPRRRRLFGRKAPAPVTVVFSHGYCLNQDSWHFQRAALRGVVRTVHWDQRSHGRSGRGAGQVQDGLPVTIDQLGRDLRAVIDAAVPEGPIVLVGHSMGGMTVMALAAHDPELIRERVVAVALVGTSSGRLGEVNFGLPVAGVNAVRRVLPGVLKALGQQAALVERGRRATADLFAGIIKRYSFASRDVDPAVARFAERMIEGTPIDVVAEFYPAFTEHDKTEALPTFAELPVLVLAGVKDLVTPSEHSEAIADLLPDAELVLVPDAGHLVMLEHPEVVTDRLADLLTRAGAVPAGATVSGYGSASSTARPG
- the alr gene encoding alanine racemase, with the translated sequence MSETAPLRSAPLRARAEIDLDALRANVRTLRALAPGAALMAVVKSDAYGHGAVRCARAAVEAGATWLGTATPEEALALRAAGLSGRLMCWLWAPGGPWREAVEADLDVAVSGMWALREVTDAAREAGLRARVQLKADTGLGRNGCQPDDWPALVAEALRAQAEGFVTVTGLWSHLACADEPGHPSIEAQLTRFRDMVAYAEGQGVRPEVRHIANSPATLTRPDAHFDLVRTGIAVYGISPSPELGSSADLGLRPVMRLSASLALVKHVSGGHGVSYGHHYVTPGATTLGLVPVGYADGIPRHASGTGPVLVGGKWRTVAGRVAMDQFVVDLGGDEPAAGDEVVLFGAGDRGEPTAEDWAKAAGTIAYEIVTRIGTRVPRVYVNTGE